DNA from bacterium:
ATCAACACAAACACCTAGTGAACGTAACGGTTGGAAACAAACTGGTCGGTGGGACAATCTGAGAAAGCGATAATGGAAACGACTCAGTGGGAAAAATTCTTTGTGATGGTCGACGACGAAGAATTCGTTGTCGAACTACCGGTTGGCGATGATGTACCGATTGTTGCCCGCGTCGGTGATTCCGAAATTGCGGTTGAGTTTGAACCGGTTGCCGGTTCGATGTTATGGATGCTCCGAACGCCATCCGAAGGGATGACGTTGACATTGGAGTCAGACTTTAGCGGTTTGACTGCGCACGCCAAAGGGTGGAGTTTCGATGTTCGGATCGAAAACGAGAGTGCGCGTAAACTAAAATCGCTAATCAATAGTAATCGCCAACCCGAAGGTGAGATCCC
Protein-coding regions in this window:
- a CDS encoding acetyl-CoA carboxylase biotin carboxyl carrier protein subunit, which translates into the protein METTQWEKFFVMVDDEEFVVELPVGDDVPIVARVGDSEIAVEFEPVAGSMLWMLRTPSEGMTLTLESDFSGLTAHAKGWSFDVRIENESARKLKSLINSNRQPEGEIPFRAPMPGMVQRFLKAVGDRIHVGEPIAILEAMKMENELRSTVAGTISQLVAQPGAPVDKGAVLAMIAVEAL